The Flavobacteriales bacterium sequence TCTGCGGACTCTTCACCAACACCGTGGACCTGGATCCAGGGAGCGGCGAAGTGCTTGTTACCGCAACGCCGACGGGCGTGCCTGGCACACCAGCCAAAGATGTTTTTCATGGTGAAGCTGAACGCGGACGGCAGTTTCGCATGGGGCGTGCGGCTCGGCAACCATCTCACAACGGAGGTGGCGGGCGGTTGCGCATTCACGGCCGATGGGCATGTGCTCGCGGCGTGCTCGTTCAACGGTGCGGTGGACGTTGATCCCGGACCGGGCGAGATCCTCACCGCTGCTGGTGCCAACCACACCGACGTGCTGAAGCTCGATGGTGCGTCGGGCGCATTGCTCGACCACTTCATCATCACCAGTCCAGTGGGCGCCTTTTTCGCGAGTGCGCACACCACCTTCGGCCTGAGAACCGCGCCCGATGGCGGTTTCGCGCTTTTCGGCAGCTTCGGCGACAACCTCGATCTCGACCCAGGAACCGGAACGGCCACGGTGAACACCAACGGCGCATTTGATGCCTTCGTGGCCAAGTACAGCGCGGATATGAGCTTCGAGTGGGGCTTCGGATTAGGCGGCTCCGGGAACTTCACCGATCAGGTGAACCGCATGCGCTTCGGGTCGGATGGCTCGCTCTACATCGGCGGCTTCTTCAACTCCGGGACCGATTTCGACCCAGGTCCTGGGCAGCAGATCATCCCCAATGTGGGAAGCGCCAGCGACGGCTGCGTGGCGCGCTACAATGCTGATGGCACTTTCGCATGGGTGGCGCGCTTCGTGTCGCCCGGCTCCGGCAACGACATCCATGGCCTCGAGGTGGCCAATGGCGAGGTGCTCGTATTGGGCCGCTATGAGACTTCGGTGGATGCCGACCCCGGTGCAAGCACGCTCACGTTGACACCGGTAAGCGGCGCATTGGGCACCTTCGTAGCGAAACTCTCAGCAGCAACCGGCGGGCTGGTGAGCGCGACGCAGTTCGATCAGTTGACCGAGCCGAGCACATCGGGCAACCTCGTGAACACCCGCGAGAGCACGGCCATGGTCGGCGATGACCACTTCGTCTTCGTGGGCGAACTGTCCTTCGGCACCTACGACATGGTCATCGGCCCCGGCACATTCAACCTGCAACCGAACAGCGGAGTGCTTGACCTTTTCATTGCGCGATACGCGTGGAGCGATCTCTCGCTCAGCAACGCCATGCGCATCGGCGGAAGCACGGGCAGCGATCTCGCGCAGGGCGTGGCATCGAATGCAGCGGGGCAATTCCTGGTCGGCGGTAATTTCAAGACAAGCTCGCTGAATGTGAATCCGCAAGGCACTGCGATACAGCTGGCCAATGCAGGCGGCACCAGCGCATCCGACGCGTTCTGCGTGCGTTATGCGTATTCGGCGAGCACCAATGGCGTGGGTGATGCACCGCGGCCTATCGGCATGCGCTGCCATCCGAACCCGATGAATGATGCGCTCATGGTCACAGGCAACTCTTCCGTTCCGGTTCGGGTCGAGCTGCTCGACATGGCAGGCCGCGTGGTGCTGCATGCCATGGGAGCGCTGCCGTTAACGATGGATGTCAGCTACGTTTCGCCTGGCGTTTATCACGTGCGGTCAATCTCACCGGATGGCATCAACGTGATCACCGTGGTGAAGGACTGATCGCGGCGCGGCAGAGCGCGTTCCGTTAAAGCCTGCTCAAGGCAGGGAGCGCTACTTCACCAAGTACATGCACTCCTTCGCAGCGCGCACCACCTTGGCCACACTCGGAAGTGACTCTTCGATGAGGCCGGGCGCGAAGGGCAACGGCGTATCGGCCTGATTGATCCGCAGCACGGGCGCATCGAGGAAATCGAATGCGTCCTTCTGCACGCGATAGGCCACTTCGCTGGCGATGCTGGCCACGGGCCAATTCTCGTCCACCACTACGAGCCGATTGGTCTTGCGCACGCTGGCGAGCACGGTGGCCTGATCCCAAGGACGTATCGTGCGCAGGTCGATCACCTCGGCATCGATGCCCTCCTTCTTCAGCTCTTCCGCAGCTCCCAGCGCCACCTTCATCATCTTCCCGAAGGAGACGATGGTGATATCCCGGCCTTCGCGCGCGATGTGCGCTTTGCCGATGGGCAGCAGGTATTCGCCGTCGGGCACCTCGCCCTTGTCACCGTACATGCGCTCGCTCTCCATGAAGAGCACGGGATCATCGTCGCGGATGGCGGCCTTCAGCAGGCCCTTGGCGTCGTACGGATTGCTCGGCGTGATCACCTTGAGGCCGGGCACATTGGCGTACATGGCCTCGAAGCTCTGGCTGTGCGTTGCCGCCAGTTGGCCAGCGCTGCCATTGCCGCCACGGAACACGATGGAGGCATGGAATTGCCCGCCGCTCATCCGCGCATCTTGGCCGCATGGTTGATGATCCGATGCGCTCGCCAGCACCGCGAAGTTCCAGGTCATGAACTCCACGATGGGGCGCAGGCCGTTCATGGCAGCACCCACGCCGATGGCCGTGAAGCCGAGCTCCGCGATGGGCGTATCGATCACGCGCTTCGGCCCGAACTCCGCCAGCATGCCCTTGCTCACCTTGTAGGCGCCATCGTACTCGGCCACTTCCTCACCCATGAGGAATACGCTGGGGTCGCGGCGCATCTCTTCGGACATCGCCTCGTTGAGGGCCTCGCGGAACTGGATGGTGCGCATGGGTTCGTTCTTGAGGCGGCGAAGGTAGTTGGACCCGTGCATGCATAGGGTCCCGGTGGAATGCAGAATGCCCCGCCCACCTTGCGGCGAGCGGGGCATTGCATTTCGGATCACTGACCCTTAGGGCTGCACCACGAGGCGCTCGTTGAACAGCTGCTCGCCAGCGGCGATGCTCACCGTGTAGAGGCCAGCGGCCAATTCACCGTTGAGCTGCATCGTCGCGTTCAAGAAGCCGTCACCGTTCACCGCGATCGTGCGGGCGCTCACGCGCTTGCCGAAAGCATCGTAGATGTCAACGCTCACCGTTTGAAGCGTGGCGTCGATGCCTTCGATGTTCACGAAGAGCTGATCGCCACGGTTCGGATTGGGGAACATGGTCATGCGGCCCGCTTCGGCAGCGACCATTGCCGCTTCCGGAAACTGGGTCATCGAGCTTGAGCCGTTATCGATGGTCACTTGGCACACCTCACCGAATGGGCACCAGGTCGCACCGTTGGTCTTCGATACCCGAACGCGGACATCGTAGGTGGTGCCGTTCTGGAGCAGGTTCCCGCCAATCGGATCGAGCCTGATCCAGTTGGTGGTGGAGTTGCGCGTGAACAGGATGCCCTCCGAAGGAACGCTGAACTCGAACTGGTACCTGTTGGCACCTGTACGCGAGAAGGCCCTGATCGAAGATGGCGCGTTGATCGGGCGC is a genomic window containing:
- a CDS encoding T9SS type A sorting domain-containing protein, translating into MTQFPEAAMVAAEAGRMTMFPNPNRGDQLFVNIEGIDATLQTVSVDIYDAFGKRVSARTIAVNGDGFLNATMQLNGELAAGLYTVSIAAGEQLFNERLVVQP
- a CDS encoding pyruvate dehydrogenase complex E1 component subunit beta yields the protein MRTIQFREALNEAMSEEMRRDPSVFLMGEEVAEYDGAYKVSKGMLAEFGPKRVIDTPIAELGFTAIGVGAAMNGLRPIVEFMTWNFAVLASASDHQPCGQDARMSGGQFHASIVFRGGNGSAGQLAATHSQSFEAMYANVPGLKVITPSNPYDAKGLLKAAIRDDDPVLFMESERMYGDKGEVPDGEYLLPIGKAHIAREGRDITIVSFGKMMKVALGAAEELKKEGIDAEVIDLRTIRPWDQATVLASVRKTNRLVVVDENWPVASIASEVAYRVQKDAFDFLDAPVLRINQADTPLPFAPGLIEESLPSVAKVVRAAKECMYLVK
- a CDS encoding T9SS type A sorting domain-containing protein → MVKLNADGSFAWGVRLGNHLTTEVAGGCAFTADGHVLAACSFNGAVDVDPGPGEILTAAGANHTDVLKLDGASGALLDHFIITSPVGAFFASAHTTFGLRTAPDGGFALFGSFGDNLDLDPGTGTATVNTNGAFDAFVAKYSADMSFEWGFGLGGSGNFTDQVNRMRFGSDGSLYIGGFFNSGTDFDPGPGQQIIPNVGSASDGCVARYNADGTFAWVARFVSPGSGNDIHGLEVANGEVLVLGRYETSVDADPGASTLTLTPVSGALGTFVAKLSAATGGLVSATQFDQLTEPSTSGNLVNTRESTAMVGDDHFVFVGELSFGTYDMVIGPGTFNLQPNSGVLDLFIARYAWSDLSLSNAMRIGGSTGSDLAQGVASNAAGQFLVGGNFKTSSLNVNPQGTAIQLANAGGTSASDAFCVRYAYSASTNGVGDAPRPIGMRCHPNPMNDALMVTGNSSVPVRVELLDMAGRVVLHAMGALPLTMDVSYVSPGVYHVRSISPDGINVITVVKD